Part of the Natronobacterium gregoryi SP2 genome, ACCTTCAGGAGCACGACAAGACCGTCAACGTCGGTCCTCGAGACCACTTCAAGTCGACCGGCAACTACGCCTACGTCGCCTGGCAGGTGTGGCGTAACCGCTTCAACTCAGACCCAGACGTCGAGTGGGCTGACGGACCGACCGACCTCGAAATCCTCTACTTCTCGTTTAACCAGCCGATGGCGCGGTACCACATCGGCTCGGAGAACAAAGACGGGATCAAGAAACTCATCGACCGAAACCCGTGGTTCGAACCGGTCGCCGACCAGAAGAAACGTGCGGACAGTCGCGCGGAGTACAGCTGGAACGACCACGGTACCGTCTCACTGTCGCCGGCAAGCGTCCAGCAGATGGTCCGTGGGCGGCACACGGACATCGTCATCGTCGACGACCCGTTCCAGGACGACAACAAACAGGACGCCGGTCTCGATCCGGGCCTCGTCCTCAAGATCAACCGCATCTTCAAGGACGCAATCATGGACATCCCGACGGGGCCGATGGCCGAGTTGCACGTCACGACGACGCCCCAGACGGAGGAGGACTTCACGTTCGACGATCAGCTCCTCGCCGACTTCGGCCGGATCGAAGAGCCCGCGATCCAGGACTACGATCGCGAGGAGGTCCTCTGGCCGGAATGGAAGTCCTACGAAGACCTGATCAGCACCAAAGAGAAGCGTGGCCGGAAGTCCTTCAACCAGGAGTACCAGATCACGCCACGCTCGAGCGAGGTCGGCTTTTTCAAAGACGAGGAAGTCGCTGCGATGACGGTCCAGGCGCTCGAGGACTACGGCGAGCGCGACCTTGAGGATCGGTGGGTCGCTCAGGAAGAGGAGTGGGAGATCAACGGCTGCATCGCTGGTCTCGACATCGGAAAGAAACGACACCCGGCACACCTCGCGGTGTTCGCCGCTGTCGACCGCATCATCCAGGTGGACGACGACGTCACGCTTCGATCGCCGACGGGCCACCTGTTCCAGGTCCACTCGAAGTGGATGGACGGCTGGGACTACAAACGGCAGGTCGAGTACTGCAAGCGCGCGATCGACTACTTCCAGATCCAGCGACTACCGTACGACAACACTCGCGGCGAATACGAGGCCCTCGAGGAGATGGGCATGGTGCCGCCGGAGATGAAGCCCGTGAGCCTGAGTGGGGGCACCAATCGTGAGGTCGCCTCCTCGATGGACGTCTACGCCACGACCGACCGGATCAAGCTCCTTCCCGATGGTCGGCAGAATCGCCAGTTGAAGGTCGTCACGAGCGACCTCGAGGCGGTCGAGACTGGTGAAGGTCACGGCGAGTCGTTCTGGTCGATCGGATTGGCCTGCTATGCTGGCAGCCGAATCACGAGACAGCTATCGACTGTCGAAGGGCGCGACGAGGACAGTGGAGTTTCATACGTATGATACAGACACAGTCGACCGCACGAATCCTTGGCAGGCAGAATAGCCACCGTAACGAACTCCTAGACCGGCTCGTGTCTCACATCAAGTCCTTCAGTGCTGCTGGGGCCCGCGTCGATTGCATCAGACTCGAGCCGTGGGTCTTCCGCACAATCTACGGTGGACTGCCCGCTGACGGCGATCCGGTACTGTTCGGCATCGACGTCGTCCGAGACAGCGATGTCATCGCGTACGATTTCGAGGTGACTCCAGCCCATGAGTGACGCCGTTACAGACAACAAGGTCGCAGTCAACGTCGAGGGGGTCGGGAAAGCCGCCTCGACCGCGAAGGCGGCGAATAGCACCCAACTCACAGACCGTCGGGTCAAGTCGTTGGGTGCGGGCATCAACCCGCCGTACAACCCCTACCGGCTCGCCTCGTTCCTCGAGCTCAACGAGACGTTGGCAACAGGCATTCGCAAGAAGTCTCGGTACGAGGTCGGCTACGGGTTTGACATCGTCCCGTGGGCCGACCTGGACGCCGACGAGGCCGACGACATCGAGCGTGAGGTCGTTCGCTGGTTCTGGCACGGTCCCGACTCGAAGTGGCAGACAAAGGCGCGCCAGACCGCCGAGCCGGCGACGCCCGAGGAGGTAAAAGAACTCACCCGCCAGGACTACCACCTCATCGGCTGGTGCTGTCTCGAGATCCTGACCGACCTAGAGGGCCGCCCGATCGGGTTGGCGTACGTCCCGGCGCGGACCGTCCGCGTCCGCAAACCCCAGAGCCAGTTCGACCAGACCCGCCACCCAGAGGAGGGGCGCTTCGTCGACGGCGACCTCGGCGATCTCGCGAGCCGGGGCTACGTCCAGGTCCGGAACGGCGAGCGACGCTACTTCGGCGAAGCCGGCGACCGCTACCGCGGCCTCGAGGTCGACATCACTGCCGGCGGCGACGGCGAACCGCCGACGATCCGCTATCAGTCGGACGGCAGCGAGGAGGAACCAGTCTTCGTTGACCGTGAGACCGGCGACGTCGTCCAGGGCAGCGCGGAAGGGCTCGAGACCGCGCCGGCGAACGAACTCATCTTCATCACGAACCCGAGCCCGCTGACCGACGACTACGGCGTCCCGGACTGGATCTCGGCGACGCGGACGATCGCCGCCGACGAGGCCGCGAAGGACTACAACGCCGACTTCTTCGACAACGACACGATCCCGCGCTTCGCGATCAAGGTCAAGAGTGGCGAGCTGACCGAGGAATCCAAGCGCGATCTTCGGCAGATGCTCAACGGACTTCGCGAGGAGTCCCACCGGACAGTCATCCTCGAGGTCGACAAGTTCGAGTCGCGCCTCGACCAGGACGTCGAGATCGAACTCGAGCCGCTCGGCCAGGGGATCTCTGAGGAGATGTCCTTCGAGGCATTCCGCGAGAAGAACGAAAGCGAGATCGCGAAGGTGCTCGAGATTCCACCGATCAAGATCGGCAACACGGGGACGTCCAACCGGTCGAACTCCGAGCAGCAGGACAAGGACTTCGCCCTAGAGGTCGTTCAGCCGGAGCAGCACAAGTTCGCCCAGCGGCTCTATGCGATCATCCACCAGCAGGCGCTCGGCGTCACTGACTGGACGCTCGAGTACGAGCTCCGCGGCGCTGATCAGCCCAAGCAGGACGCCGAAGTCGCCCGCCGGAAGATCCAGGCGGTCAACGGCGCGGTCCCGATCAACCGGGCCCTCGAGATGGCCGGCATGGAGCCGCTGCCAGATGACCACCCGATCGGCGGCGAGGCAACACTCGTCGCGAACGTCGGCGACGTCGGCCAGGAGCCGGCCGAACCATCGGTCGAGGAGCAACTCCCGCCGGAGCGCAACAAGATCGGCGAGCGTGACTGGGCCGACGTCGAGGCCGAACTCGCGGAGAAAGACGAGATCGACACTGAGCAGTTCAACTCGAGCAATCTGGATGAGGGACTGTACGACTATGAGGACGAAGAGCTGTATCTATCGTTCCTGCGGGATGAAGGTGAGTCCTCGCTCTACACCTACGTCGACATCCCGCCGACGGAGTGGTCGGCACTGACGTCGGCCTCGAGCGCGGGATCGTATCACCATTCGAACATCAGACTCTCGTACGCTTACCTCGAGATCACCAACTTCCACTCGAGGCTTCCTGAGGGCGAGATGCCGGACGATCCGCCGGACGACGTCCCGATGTGATCATGGCGCTCGAGACTCTCGGTGCGCTGCTACTAGCGCATTTCGTCGCGGACTACCCGCTGCAGACTGACTGGATGGCGGCGAACAAACACTCCGATCGGAAGGCACTCGCGCTCCATGCGTACGTACACGGCTTCGCGGTGTTGCTGTTCCTCCCGCTGGCGACGTCGAGCGGGTTGGTGATCGCAGGCGCTTCGGCGTACGTGGTGGCGGTCCACGGCACGATCGACGCCTTCGATTTCCACATTCGGTGGGATCAAACCGCTCACCTTCTGTCGATCGTCGCCGTGGCCGTACTGGTCGCGCTGGTGTAGCGACGATCGCCGATGACCGTTAGCACGGGAGCGCCCGACTCCCCGTGCGAGCGAGGGTCGACCGGGAACGCACGGATTCTCACATGACTACGAATAGCGACAAAGAGCGCGGCGAGAAGCGTGGCGTCCTGAACACCGGTCGAGCCCGGAAACTGCAGGACGCCGACGCGGACGCCGACGACAACGACGACCAGGAGGACTGACGTATGGTCACGTATGAACTGACACTCTATCGAGACCACGGAAAGGAGTTCGACAGCTTCGACGCTGATCCGGCAGAGGTCTCGATCACCACCTCGAGTGACGGCACGAAGATCGCCGCCTCGGGAGGGGACGAACTCTACGTGACGTTCGTCCCTGCCGGCGTGCCGTTCACTCTCGAGAGCGTGGAGGGCTGATCCATGCCACCGGTAACGAAGGCTGGCGGCGAGCAGTTCCGCAAAGACGTCGAGTTCGTCTCGAAGAACGACGACGAGCAGATCGCCACCGGGATCGTGATGGTGCCCGACGCAGTCGACAGGCAGTACGACTTCGTCCACGAAGACACCATCCGGGAGTTCGCCGACCAGTTCGAGACGTTCGTCGACGCCGGCGAGGCTGGCGGCGGCATCATGCACGCCGTCTTCCCGGACGAGTGGATGGACCTCGAGCGCAACGAGGTCCTCGATGAGGCCGAGGAGATCGGCGGCACGGAGGCACCCGCGGGGGCCTGGGTTCAAGAGTGGCGGATTAACCACGCCGACCTCTGGCAGCTGATCGTCGACGAGATCATCGCCGGCTACTCGATCGGCGCGATCGACGTCGGCTGGAACGGCCCGTTCGAACAGGACGAAGTCGACGACCTCACCGTCCCGGACGAGATCGGCGACGATGCCCTCGTCTGGGAACTGGTCAGCGGCATCATCCGCGAGGTCTCGGCAGTCGACATCCCGGCAGTCCCGGATGCCCAGATCCTCGAGACGAAAGCCCACACCGAGAAGCGGCTCGGCGACTACCTGGGCGATCCTGAAGGCTTCCTCGAGGAGGCTCAGCAGCGCGGCCACTCCGAAGAAGAAGCCGAGCGGATGTGGGATGTCCTGAGCGAGGCCGCCCAGGTCGAAGGCTCGAGCGAACCCGGTAAGATATCGTTCTTCGAGCGGGTCGGCAAGGCAGCATTCAACGCCGTCACCGGCTCCGACGCGGGCACTGAGTCACCGGACGCGGCAGACGACTCGTCGGCGACTCGGTCGGCCCCTTCGAGTACGGATTCGGACGAGCCACCGACGTCGGTGCCTCGAAGCGTCAAGACGGCCGCGGCAGCTGTCAAGGAGGGACGGACCCTCTCGAGAGCGAACCGTAACCGCCTGTTCGCGACGATCGACGCCTCGGTGGACGTTCTCGAAGACGCCGGCGTCGAGCACGGCATCGACCGGTTCACTGATCGTGAAGACTGGGACTTCGACCTCTCAGAACACGAGGCTGGCCCGTGGGAGACCGGTGACGACGATGACGACGAGGAAGGGTTCTGGGAACTCGCGGTCGTCGATGGCGTCGAAGGCTACCAGCACTCGGAGACTGGCGAGTTCGTCCCCGTCGGCGAGGCAACAGTCGATATCATCAGTGACGCTCACAGCGCGAGCTGGGCTGAGTCGGAGAGTGGAGACAATCACGCCGCCGGCGGCGATACGCCGGACGACGACACAACTATGAGTGACAATCCCGGTGACGAGGATCTCAAAGACCTCGTCGAACAGCAGCAGGAACAGATCTCCGAACTGACGCAGGCGGTCTCGGACATTACCGAGACGATCGCGGGCCCACAGCCAAAGACTGCCGAGATCGAGATCGACGGCGAGACCTACGAG contains:
- a CDS encoding phage portal protein — translated: MSDAVTDNKVAVNVEGVGKAASTAKAANSTQLTDRRVKSLGAGINPPYNPYRLASFLELNETLATGIRKKSRYEVGYGFDIVPWADLDADEADDIEREVVRWFWHGPDSKWQTKARQTAEPATPEEVKELTRQDYHLIGWCCLEILTDLEGRPIGLAYVPARTVRVRKPQSQFDQTRHPEEGRFVDGDLGDLASRGYVQVRNGERRYFGEAGDRYRGLEVDITAGGDGEPPTIRYQSDGSEEEPVFVDRETGDVVQGSAEGLETAPANELIFITNPSPLTDDYGVPDWISATRTIAADEAAKDYNADFFDNDTIPRFAIKVKSGELTEESKRDLRQMLNGLREESHRTVILEVDKFESRLDQDVEIELEPLGQGISEEMSFEAFREKNESEIAKVLEIPPIKIGNTGTSNRSNSEQQDKDFALEVVQPEQHKFAQRLYAIIHQQALGVTDWTLEYELRGADQPKQDAEVARRKIQAVNGAVPINRALEMAGMEPLPDDHPIGGEATLVANVGDVGQEPAEPSVEEQLPPERNKIGERDWADVEAELAEKDEIDTEQFNSSNLDEGLYDYEDEELYLSFLRDEGESSLYTYVDIPPTEWSALTSASSAGSYHHSNIRLSYAYLEITNFHSRLPEGEMPDDPPDDVPM
- a CDS encoding DUF3307 domain-containing protein, translated to MALETLGALLLAHFVADYPLQTDWMAANKHSDRKALALHAYVHGFAVLLFLPLATSSGLVIAGASAYVVAVHGTIDAFDFHIRWDQTAHLLSIVAVAVLVALV
- a CDS encoding XkdF-like putative serine protease domain-containing protein gives rise to the protein MPPVTKAGGEQFRKDVEFVSKNDDEQIATGIVMVPDAVDRQYDFVHEDTIREFADQFETFVDAGEAGGGIMHAVFPDEWMDLERNEVLDEAEEIGGTEAPAGAWVQEWRINHADLWQLIVDEIIAGYSIGAIDVGWNGPFEQDEVDDLTVPDEIGDDALVWELVSGIIREVSAVDIPAVPDAQILETKAHTEKRLGDYLGDPEGFLEEAQQRGHSEEEAERMWDVLSEAAQVEGSSEPGKISFFERVGKAAFNAVTGSDAGTESPDAADDSSATRSAPSSTDSDEPPTSVPRSVKTAAAAVKEGRTLSRANRNRLFATIDASVDVLEDAGVEHGIDRFTDREDWDFDLSEHEAGPWETGDDDDDEEGFWELAVVDGVEGYQHSETGEFVPVGEATVDIISDAHSASWAESESGDNHAAGGDTPDDDTTMSDNPGDEDLKDLVEQQQEQISELTQAVSDITETIAGPQPKTAEIEIDGETYEVPESQVKAALGVDEDAGVGLEDAIKTLQEKADRVDEVEQRLDLMNQQSGVSTQLEGNTDADKDAESDSGLDSLAKSLS